A single window of Paenibacillus sp. FSL H8-0537 DNA harbors:
- a CDS encoding response regulator transcription factor — protein sequence MRILLLEDEEAIRGFVRINLKRNEMEVTEAGDGETALALADSEGPFDIALLDVMLPTISGFEVCEQLRSKFPSMGIIMLTAKSQEEDKIHGLELGADDYVQKPFSPGELIARIKSLYRRMQPSAALLQAAAAQEAAAGLMTQAAQAAQADDELKIGPFRLSVSARKLWKNDEEIILTPTEWTLVRLLMEREGKSVSRDDILSEVWGRYYVGDLKVVDVNIRRVRQKIEDNSSEPAFIETVWGFGYRWRRGSSG from the coding sequence ATGCGTATTTTGCTGCTGGAAGATGAAGAAGCGATTCGCGGCTTTGTCCGCATTAATTTAAAACGCAACGAGATGGAAGTGACGGAAGCAGGCGACGGTGAAACGGCGCTCGCTCTGGCTGATTCGGAGGGGCCGTTCGATATTGCGCTGCTTGATGTCATGCTGCCGACAATTAGCGGATTTGAAGTATGCGAGCAGCTGCGCAGCAAATTTCCGAGCATGGGCATTATTATGCTGACTGCGAAGTCGCAGGAAGAGGATAAAATTCACGGGCTGGAGCTTGGAGCAGACGATTATGTGCAGAAGCCGTTCAGCCCCGGCGAGCTGATTGCCCGAATCAAGTCGCTCTACCGGAGAATGCAGCCGAGTGCTGCGCTGCTTCAGGCGGCGGCAGCCCAAGAGGCAGCGGCTGGTCTTATGACGCAGGCTGCACAAGCAGCACAAGCGGATGATGAGCTGAAAATTGGGCCATTCCGCCTGTCGGTATCAGCGCGCAAGCTTTGGAAAAACGATGAGGAAATTATTTTGACCCCAACCGAATGGACGCTGGTGCGGCTTTTAATGGAGCGGGAGGGCAAAAGTGTCAGCCGCGATGATATTTTGAGCGAGGTTTGGGGCCGTTATTATGTGGGCGACCTTAAGGTTGTTGACGTTAACATTAGGCGGGTGCGCCAAAAAATCGAAGACAATTCCTCTGAGCCTGCTTTCATCGAAACGGTGTGGGGCTTCGGCTACCGCTGGAGAAGGGGCAGCAGCGGATGA
- a CDS encoding HAMP domain-containing sensor histidine kinase, whose protein sequence is MNSLKTRIVWSYLLLIALVVVVLGGLFATLITNYYYGSAQSSVKQRAVSALATHNRTMASLKMHDQADYMLQYMVEGDTRLQLLDVYGKVRMDSDGLVENVQYNTLDVQAAMNGQTDIWQGNDPYYKERVTSITIPVWNDTHVVSLLRYSASISAVDDMVSQLLRMTAFVGLAVILLFLGLSLWLAQRIVRPIRELTRAARYMADGDWTRRATKRSNDEIGQLAETFNTMVVELNHREKLKNDFISSISHELRTPLTSIRGWSETLKEGDPADNEEMKLGLQIISHETLRLSGLVEDLLDFSKLSAGSMELHAELLDLNSPVKETVAQLGVRQDQTGVKLLVTLGKSPVMVYADANRLKQVIINLIDNAFKFTPAGGTIRVSISITPDEDYALLTVADTGCGIEAEDIPHVTEKFYKGNTGQGGSGLGLAICREITELHAGEMKIDSERGAGTVITIKLPISHQDKPTT, encoded by the coding sequence ATGAACAGTCTCAAGACGAGAATCGTGTGGAGCTATTTGCTCCTGATTGCGCTCGTTGTCGTCGTGCTCGGTGGACTTTTTGCCACGCTGATTACCAACTATTATTATGGCAGCGCACAAAGCTCGGTTAAACAGCGGGCTGTATCAGCCCTTGCCACGCATAATCGGACGATGGCCTCCCTGAAAATGCATGATCAAGCTGATTATATGCTGCAATATATGGTGGAGGGCGATACGCGGCTCCAACTGCTTGATGTGTACGGAAAGGTGCGCATGGACTCGGACGGGCTGGTCGAAAATGTACAGTACAACACGCTGGACGTGCAGGCCGCGATGAACGGGCAGACGGACATTTGGCAGGGCAATGATCCTTATTATAAGGAGCGGGTTACGTCAATTACGATACCGGTCTGGAACGATACGCATGTGGTATCTCTGCTGCGTTATTCGGCCTCCATCAGTGCCGTGGATGATATGGTTAGTCAACTGCTGCGCATGACGGCGTTTGTGGGGCTGGCGGTCATTTTGCTGTTCCTTGGGTTAAGCCTATGGCTGGCGCAGCGTATTGTCCGCCCCATTCGCGAGCTGACGCGTGCAGCGAGGTATATGGCTGATGGCGATTGGACAAGGCGGGCGACGAAGCGAAGCAATGATGAAATTGGCCAGCTGGCGGAAACGTTCAACACGATGGTTGTGGAGCTGAATCACCGCGAGAAGCTCAAAAATGATTTTATCTCCTCCATTTCCCATGAGCTGCGAACCCCGCTTACGTCGATCAGAGGCTGGAGCGAGACGTTGAAGGAAGGCGACCCGGCCGACAATGAGGAAATGAAGCTGGGGCTGCAAATTATTAGCCACGAAACGCTGCGCCTGTCGGGGCTTGTAGAGGATTTGCTCGATTTCTCCAAGCTGTCGGCAGGAAGCATGGAGCTTCATGCCGAGCTGCTGGATCTCAACAGCCCGGTGAAAGAGACGGTCGCCCAGCTTGGTGTCCGGCAGGATCAGACAGGCGTAAAGCTGCTTGTGACGCTAGGCAAGTCACCAGTGATGGTGTATGCAGATGCGAACCGCTTGAAGCAGGTCATCATTAATTTGATTGACAATGCGTTCAAGTTCACGCCAGCAGGTGGCACGATTCGAGTATCGATCTCCATTACGCCTGACGAAGACTATGCGCTGCTGACCGTTGCCGATACCGGCTGCGGCATCGAAGCCGAGGACATTCCCCATGTGACGGAGAAGTTCTATAAGGGAAATACAGGGCAGGGCGGAAGCGGGCTAGGGCTCGCGATCTGCAGGGAAATTACCGAGCTGCATGCTGGCGAGATGAAAATAGACAGCGAGCGTGGAGCTGGAACAGTGATTACGATCAAGCTGCCGATCAGCCATCAGGATAAACCAACAACTTAA
- a CDS encoding thioredoxin family protein, translated as MSFTVQIGQQAPDFTLPATDGKSYSLQDFAEADTLVVFFTCNHCPYVVGSDELTRKTAIKFKEKGVAFVGINANSIHTKPDDSFEHMVERMNELKFPWTYLRDDTQEVAKAYGALRTPHFYVFDKERKLVYTGRGVDQPRDAGKVTVYDLERALTEHTLGKEISVPYTNPIGCNVKWDGQDEHWMPVEACDLV; from the coding sequence ATGTCTTTCACTGTTCAGATTGGTCAGCAAGCACCGGATTTCACGCTTCCGGCGACGGATGGCAAGAGCTATTCGCTGCAGGATTTTGCCGAAGCGGACACGCTGGTTGTATTTTTCACCTGTAATCATTGTCCTTATGTCGTCGGATCGGACGAGCTCACGCGCAAGACTGCCATCAAGTTCAAGGAGAAGGGCGTTGCTTTCGTCGGCATTAATGCGAACAGCATCCATACGAAGCCGGATGATTCCTTTGAGCATATGGTGGAGCGAATGAATGAGCTGAAGTTCCCTTGGACGTATTTGCGCGATGATACGCAGGAGGTAGCGAAAGCTTATGGGGCGCTGCGTACGCCGCATTTTTATGTTTTTGATAAAGAGCGCAAGCTCGTTTATACGGGCCGGGGAGTTGACCAGCCGAGGGACGCAGGCAAAGTGACGGTTTATGATTTGGAGCGCGCACTTACCGAGCATACGCTGGGCAAGGAGATTTCGGTGCCTTATACCAACCCGATTGGCTGCAACGTGAAGTGGGATGGACAGGATGAGCACTGGATGCCGGTTGAAGCTTGCGATCTTGTATAA
- a CDS encoding alpha/beta fold hydrolase translates to MEKHLVLRHEGLELAATLHYPTDEKKNDDCKRQAIIICHGFVGSRIGVDRLFVKAARALAAKGSYVLRFDYGGCGESNGDYGSLGFDSMVDQTRTALDYITSMECVDPRKIVLLGHSLGGAVSIMTAVKDKRVKRLLLWSPVAYPFNDIVRIVGRKGYDEAVQSGSVDYSGFTLKPAFFDSLLEHQPFQAATRFSGDVLLVHGTSDELIPVDYSFLYQKVFWTRSEGLCDKEIIFQAMHTYSNRQHQEEAIRISSEWLEGLDKKQQEWHHWSI, encoded by the coding sequence ATGGAGAAGCATCTGGTATTGCGCCATGAAGGCTTGGAGCTGGCAGCTACGCTGCATTATCCGACGGATGAGAAGAAGAACGACGACTGCAAACGGCAGGCGATCATTATTTGCCATGGATTTGTTGGCAGCCGCATCGGGGTGGACCGCTTGTTTGTGAAAGCAGCCCGCGCTCTTGCTGCCAAAGGCTCGTATGTGCTGCGCTTCGATTATGGCGGCTGCGGCGAGAGCAATGGCGATTATGGCTCGCTCGGCTTCGACAGCATGGTCGATCAGACGCGCACAGCACTTGATTACATCACGAGCATGGAATGCGTAGATCCGCGCAAGATTGTATTGCTCGGTCATAGTCTGGGCGGAGCGGTATCGATTATGACAGCCGTTAAGGATAAACGGGTCAAGCGCCTTCTTTTATGGTCGCCAGTTGCTTATCCCTTCAATGACATTGTCCGAATTGTCGGCAGGAAGGGCTATGATGAAGCAGTCCAATCCGGCAGTGTTGATTATTCCGGCTTTACGCTGAAGCCCGCCTTCTTCGACTCGCTGCTGGAGCATCAGCCTTTCCAGGCAGCTACGCGCTTCTCCGGCGACGTTCTGCTCGTCCATGGCACGAGTGATGAGCTTATACCGGTCGATTACAGCTTCCTTTATCAGAAGGTATTCTGGACCCGCAGCGAGGGGCTGTGCGACAAGGAGATTATTTTTCAGGCGATGCATACGTATTCCAACCGCCAGCATCAGGAGGAAGCGATTCGCATCAGCTCTGAATGGCTGGAGGGTCTGGATAAGAAGCAGCAGGAATGGCATCATTGGAGCATTTAA
- a CDS encoding DUF3048 domain-containing protein: MKLGKRIGLSSSILLLLVLLAACAGGTKGEAVPTASPEPSALPSPSVSPEALPYQAPLTGVGRQTEALERPIAVMINNLKPARPQSGLSNADVVWEVLAEGGITRLVALFQSTDALTDSIGPIRSIRPYLINIGESYGAVLAHAGGSNDAYAILQQQKKPYLDEISNAGAYFWRSKERKAPHNLYSDLEKLRSGAEKKNYKQDTAVPAYVFAENGAAEATTPATAVTIHFTLKDYKVSYAYDEASKLYKRSINDEAHIDLNNNEQLAATNLVVLAASHKTLDNEGRLAVDLQSGGDAMLFQQGRMTEASWVRAPDHMIRIVKDGKELALVPGKTFFHIVPNTKTIADHLMYG, from the coding sequence ATGAAATTGGGAAAAAGAATCGGTTTATCGTCCAGCATTCTGCTGCTGCTTGTGCTGCTTGCAGCTTGTGCGGGAGGCACTAAAGGGGAAGCGGTTCCAACCGCATCACCAGAGCCAAGCGCTTTGCCAAGCCCTAGCGTGTCACCGGAGGCATTGCCGTATCAAGCACCACTAACGGGAGTTGGACGGCAGACAGAAGCCTTAGAGCGGCCGATTGCCGTCATGATCAACAACCTGAAGCCGGCTCGCCCGCAATCGGGATTGTCGAATGCCGACGTCGTGTGGGAGGTGCTTGCCGAAGGCGGCATTACGAGGCTCGTTGCGCTGTTCCAAAGCACGGACGCCTTGACCGATTCGATTGGCCCGATTCGCAGCATTCGGCCTTATTTAATTAATATTGGCGAAAGCTACGGCGCTGTGCTAGCCCATGCGGGCGGCAGCAATGACGCATATGCGATTTTGCAGCAGCAGAAGAAGCCGTATTTGGATGAAATTTCGAATGCGGGCGCATACTTCTGGCGCAGCAAGGAGCGCAAGGCGCCGCATAATCTGTATTCCGATCTGGAGAAGCTTCGTTCCGGAGCGGAGAAGAAAAATTACAAGCAGGATACAGCGGTGCCGGCCTATGTGTTTGCCGAGAACGGCGCAGCGGAGGCAACGACGCCTGCGACGGCGGTCACGATTCATTTTACGCTGAAGGATTATAAGGTATCTTACGCCTATGATGAGGCGAGCAAGCTATATAAGCGTTCCATCAACGATGAAGCGCATATTGATCTCAACAATAATGAGCAGCTAGCAGCAACCAATTTGGTTGTACTCGCTGCAAGCCATAAGACGCTGGACAATGAAGGCCGGCTCGCGGTCGATTTGCAATCGGGTGGAGATGCGATGCTGTTTCAGCAGGGCCGGATGACGGAGGCGTCATGGGTACGGGCGCCGGACCATATGATTCGGATCGTGAAGGATGGCAAGGAGCTTGCTCTGGTGCCGGGCAAAACCTTTTTCCACATCGTCCCGAATACAAAAACGATTGCCGATCATCTGATGTATGGGTAA
- a CDS encoding DUF47 family protein, which produces MFKKKDIFFKTFEEMADALVVAVEYFSNGLSDLSDVSTFAKTMKEYESQCDQYVHTILKELNKTFITPIEREDIMALTSSLDDVLDGIEACASRFEMYNIKEKDEYIQLFGDILLRCAHQIKKAIYLLTQKKLLAIREPNIALNELENQADDLLRVCITSLFANVSDPIELMKRKEIYEMLEQTTDYCEDVANTLESIIMRNS; this is translated from the coding sequence ATGTTCAAGAAAAAAGATATTTTCTTTAAAACGTTTGAAGAAATGGCCGATGCGCTCGTTGTTGCTGTTGAGTATTTCTCGAACGGATTGTCGGATTTGTCCGATGTCTCTACTTTTGCCAAGACGATGAAGGAATACGAAAGCCAGTGCGACCAGTATGTGCACACGATTTTGAAGGAATTGAACAAAACGTTCATCACTCCGATTGAACGAGAAGATATTATGGCGCTGACAAGCTCGCTTGACGATGTGCTGGATGGAATTGAAGCTTGCGCTTCGCGTTTCGAAATGTACAACATCAAGGAGAAGGATGAGTACATTCAGCTGTTTGGCGACATTTTGCTGCGCTGCGCGCATCAGATCAAGAAAGCCATTTATTTGCTGACGCAGAAGAAGCTGCTGGCTATTCGTGAGCCGAACATTGCGCTCAATGAGCTGGAAAATCAAGCCGATGATCTGCTTCGCGTATGTATTACAAGCTTGTTCGCGAACGTAAGCGATCCGATTGAGCTGATGAAACGCAAGGAAATTTATGAAATGCTGGAGCAAACGACCGACTATTGCGAAGATGTTGCCAATACGCTGGAATCGATTATTATGCGCAATAGCTAA
- a CDS encoding inorganic phosphate transporter, producing MDSYILWTVVILALGFDFINGFHDTANAIATSVSTRALKPRVAIMMAAVMNFLGAIMFTGVAKTIGSGVANPADLPNGVEVVIAALISAIIWNLVTWWFGIPSSSSHALIGSLAGAVIAGSGMGAINASGFTDIVKALILSPLIAFSAGFIIMWLLKRIFAKSSPHQVNKGFRFSQIITAAFQSFSHGTNDAQKAMGIITFALVAAGVQDNLDVPLWVKLSAALAMALGTSVGGYKIIKTMGTKIFKIEPINGFAADVGSAVVILTATVLHLPVSTTHVITSSILGVGSAKRFSSVKWSMAGRILVAWVITIPITVLMAMAVYWAIDWLFI from the coding sequence ATGGATTCATATATTTTATGGACGGTTGTCATTCTGGCACTCGGTTTTGATTTTATTAACGGCTTCCATGATACCGCGAATGCGATTGCGACGTCGGTATCTACCCGTGCGCTCAAGCCTCGCGTAGCCATTATGATGGCTGCGGTGATGAACTTCCTCGGTGCGATTATGTTTACCGGGGTAGCCAAAACGATCGGAAGCGGCGTAGCGAATCCTGCTGATTTGCCGAATGGTGTCGAAGTCGTTATCGCTGCGCTCATATCGGCTATAATCTGGAATCTGGTTACGTGGTGGTTCGGAATTCCGTCCTCCTCGTCTCATGCGCTCATCGGCTCGTTGGCTGGTGCGGTTATTGCAGGTTCAGGAATGGGCGCGATTAATGCGTCGGGCTTTACGGATATTGTTAAAGCTCTCATTTTATCGCCGCTTATTGCGTTCTCGGCTGGTTTCATCATTATGTGGCTGCTCAAGCGGATTTTCGCCAAATCGAGCCCGCATCAGGTGAATAAAGGCTTCCGTTTCAGCCAAATCATTACGGCGGCCTTCCAATCGTTCTCGCATGGTACGAATGATGCGCAGAAGGCGATGGGGATTATCACGTTTGCGCTCGTTGCTGCGGGAGTTCAGGATAACTTGGATGTGCCGCTATGGGTTAAGTTGTCCGCTGCTCTGGCGATGGCGCTTGGTACGTCCGTCGGGGGCTACAAAATCATTAAAACGATGGGTACGAAGATTTTCAAAATCGAACCGATCAATGGCTTTGCTGCCGATGTAGGCTCGGCTGTCGTTATTTTGACGGCTACCGTGCTGCATTTGCCAGTCAGTACGACACATGTTATCACGTCTTCGATTCTCGGTGTAGGCAGCGCGAAGCGCTTCTCCAGCGTGAAATGGTCGATGGCGGGCCGGATCTTGGTCGCTTGGGTCATTACGATTCCGATCACGGTACTGATGGCAATGGCTGTCTACTGGGCAATAGATTGGTTGTTCATTTAA
- a CDS encoding tyrosine protein kinase: MNYRNNPGGYPQYPRYPHAQQPQQFQHRSSRQGQSQLSPAVNHKASVSGLLNENAIPEFQPPLQSVQAVQPESQTIVPATAAELAESVAPAKSGAFSLANLGEIKGFVDRIGGIDGILSTVTKVQKVMSSVSQMAPLVKVIMGSFGKKGAADDATDDVEEFIPKRRRRKSGSGSATGPANRRRRRKRRR, translated from the coding sequence GTGAACTATCGCAATAATCCCGGCGGCTATCCCCAATATCCCCGCTACCCGCATGCTCAGCAGCCGCAGCAATTCCAGCATCGCAGCAGCCGTCAAGGGCAAAGCCAGCTCAGCCCCGCCGTTAACCATAAGGCCAGCGTATCCGGCTTACTGAATGAAAATGCGATCCCAGAGTTCCAGCCGCCGCTTCAATCGGTTCAAGCCGTACAGCCGGAATCCCAAACCATAGTCCCAGCTACCGCAGCCGAGCTTGCTGAATCCGTAGCCCCCGCCAAAAGCGGCGCCTTCTCGCTCGCCAATTTAGGAGAGATTAAAGGCTTCGTCGACCGTATAGGCGGCATTGATGGGATTTTGTCCACCGTGACGAAGGTTCAGAAGGTCATGAGCAGCGTCTCCCAGATGGCTCCGCTTGTGAAGGTGATCATGGGCTCCTTTGGGAAAAAAGGGGCCGCGGATGACGCCACCGATGACGTGGAAGAGTTCATCCCTAAACGCAGGCGCCGCAAGTCCGGCAGCGGCTCAGCCACAGGTCCCGCTAACCGCAGACGCAGAAGAAAACGCCGGCGCTAA
- a CDS encoding YerC/YecD family TrpR-related protein has protein sequence MQLKKLNDKAVDQLFEAILTLKSVEECYVFFDDLCTVNEIQSLSQRLEVARMLGKGSTYNQIEAETGASTATISRVKRCLNYGNDGYKMALERLGR, from the coding sequence ATGCAGCTCAAAAAGCTGAACGATAAAGCAGTAGATCAATTGTTTGAGGCCATCCTAACTTTAAAATCCGTTGAGGAATGTTATGTGTTTTTTGATGATTTGTGCACGGTCAATGAAATTCAGTCGCTGTCGCAGCGTCTGGAGGTAGCGCGCATGCTCGGAAAGGGCAGCACGTACAATCAGATTGAAGCGGAGACAGGCGCGAGCACGGCTACAATCTCGCGGGTGAAGCGCTGTTTGAATTATGGCAACGACGGGTATAAAATGGCTTTAGAACGTTTAGGACGATAG
- a CDS encoding CbiX/SirB N-terminal domain-containing protein has protein sequence MKKPGILVISHGSRDAQWVRLVDEAVKRATETMQRAEVPVYSSFLEIVEGRLIQDGIDELEAQGVTELYVLPLFISSGSTHIDEIGQAFGFAPISDFEGDLGIFRVNAHVHMGMPINDDPEIAELLLENLKPLSADPSREALLLIGHGSKEPVFHERWQQGLDALAGRIRELGGFARAETAMLLPDQAAERLKGMQVERPEEAVIVVPLFLSNGYFTNEVIPERLSGLDYRYNGRPMLPDPAIERWLVRNMVDWLAGLERTEVN, from the coding sequence ATGAAAAAACCCGGTATTCTCGTTATAAGCCACGGCTCGCGCGATGCGCAGTGGGTGCGGCTTGTAGATGAAGCAGTAAAGCGGGCAACAGAGACGATGCAGCGGGCCGAGGTGCCCGTGTATTCGTCTTTTCTTGAAATTGTAGAGGGCCGGCTTATACAGGACGGCATTGACGAGCTGGAGGCACAGGGCGTAACCGAGCTGTATGTGCTACCGCTGTTTATTTCATCAGGCAGTACGCATATCGATGAGATTGGACAGGCTTTTGGCTTTGCGCCGATCTCGGATTTTGAGGGCGATCTCGGCATTTTTCGGGTGAACGCGCATGTCCATATGGGGATGCCGATTAATGATGATCCCGAAATTGCGGAGCTGCTGCTGGAAAATTTAAAGCCGCTTAGCGCGGACCCGAGCCGCGAAGCGCTGCTATTAATTGGCCACGGCAGCAAGGAGCCGGTGTTCCATGAGCGCTGGCAGCAAGGCCTCGATGCGCTAGCTGGTCGTATACGCGAACTGGGCGGTTTCGCGCGCGCGGAAACGGCTATGCTGCTGCCTGATCAGGCCGCTGAGCGGTTGAAGGGCATGCAGGTGGAACGGCCGGAGGAAGCGGTTATCGTCGTGCCGTTATTTTTGAGCAACGGCTATTTCACGAATGAGGTCATTCCGGAGCGGTTGTCGGGACTTGACTATCGCTATAACGGCAGGCCAATGCTGCCTGATCCGGCGATTGAGCGCTGGCTGGTGCGGAATATGGTGGATTGGCTGGCGGGTTTGGAGCGGACTGAAGTGAATTGA
- a CDS encoding diacylglycerol kinase: MSAYKRARLIYNPSSGREEMKRRLPDILQRLERGGIETSCHATIGEGDATLAAAEAAERGYDLIIAAGGDGTLYEVINGLAEKPNLPPLGILPLGTTNDFARALGIPKHWEYAVDLIIQQYTRPIDVGKANERYFINIAGGGSLTELTYDVPSKLKTMIGQLAYYMKGMEKMTRLSPTELKIQAAGVGDFHEEFMLFLICNSNSVGGFEKLAPDSKLDDGLFDVILLRKCNLPEFIRLVSLALRGEHMNDPHIIHFRTNEMKVTTPDYVQINLDGEYGGKLPFTFSVLPSHLRIFADEMGESTYR, translated from the coding sequence ATGTCAGCATATAAAAGAGCAAGATTGATCTATAATCCTTCTTCCGGCAGGGAAGAAATGAAGCGCAGGCTTCCAGATATTTTGCAGCGGCTGGAGCGCGGCGGCATTGAGACGAGCTGCCACGCGACGATAGGCGAGGGCGATGCGACGCTTGCGGCTGCCGAAGCTGCGGAGCGCGGCTACGACCTGATTATTGCGGCGGGCGGCGACGGAACGCTGTATGAGGTTATTAATGGGCTGGCGGAAAAGCCGAATTTGCCACCGCTGGGCATTTTGCCGTTAGGGACGACGAATGATTTCGCTAGGGCGCTTGGCATTCCGAAGCATTGGGAATATGCGGTCGATCTGATCATTCAGCAGTATACGCGCCCGATTGATGTCGGCAAGGCGAATGAGCGTTATTTTATTAATATTGCGGGTGGCGGCTCGTTGACGGAGCTGACGTATGATGTGCCGAGCAAGCTCAAGACGATGATTGGGCAGCTGGCGTATTATATGAAGGGCATGGAGAAAATGACGCGCCTCAGCCCGACCGAGCTGAAAATCCAGGCCGCAGGCGTAGGCGATTTTCATGAGGAATTTATGCTTTTTCTCATCTGCAACAGCAACTCGGTTGGCGGGTTTGAGAAGCTGGCTCCAGACTCGAAGCTCGACGATGGATTGTTTGACGTGATTTTGCTGCGAAAATGCAATTTGCCAGAGTTTATCCGCCTCGTGTCGCTTGCGCTGCGCGGGGAGCATATGAATGATCCGCATATTATCCATTTCCGCACGAATGAGATGAAGGTCACGACGCCAGACTACGTGCAGATTAATCTCGACGGCGAGTACGGCGGCAAGCTGCCGTTTACGTTCTCGGTGCTGCCTTCTCATTTGCGAATTTTTGCCGATGAGATGGGCGAGTCGACCTATCGGTAG
- the rlmD gene encoding 23S rRNA (uracil(1939)-C(5))-methyltransferase RlmD, whose protein sequence is MNRRNNRGGGGRGRSNSQSKPPENVPVSKNEEVVLDIIGLTHDGEGVGRADGYTLFVQGALPGERVRAKVMKTKKQYGYARLQELLVASDDRVEPPCDIYKQCGGCQLQHMGYEAQLSWKRQHVVDNLVRIGKLSVAGEAEKAQAGGSAENKAAEAAVIVHPTIGMDEPWRYRNKAQVPIGMMTGGHANDGDGAESKLIAGFYARGSHRIIDMDDCLIQHDRNDEIVRAVKAIGRELGVTGYDEESGRGVLRHVMARTGFVTGEMMVVLVTNGRKLLQAERWVERIREELPGVTSIVQNVNERNTNVIFGDETKVLWGSDVIYDELDGIRFAISARSFYQVNPLQTVALYRKAVEYAALTGTESVIDAYCGIGTISLFLARQAGRVYGVEIVPEAIEDAKRNAELNGIGNATFEAGPAEVVIPRWREEGGIVPDVIVVDPPRKGCDPELLETILAMQPDRVVYVSCNPSTLARDLRVLEDGGYQTVEVQPVDMFPWTTHVEVVVWLKQV, encoded by the coding sequence ATGAACAGAAGGAATAACAGAGGTGGCGGCGGACGTGGGCGCAGCAATTCCCAGTCTAAGCCGCCGGAAAATGTGCCGGTAAGCAAAAATGAAGAGGTCGTCCTCGATATTATCGGACTGACGCATGACGGGGAAGGGGTAGGCCGCGCTGATGGCTATACCCTTTTTGTGCAGGGCGCACTCCCTGGTGAGCGCGTGCGCGCGAAGGTCATGAAGACGAAGAAGCAGTATGGCTATGCGCGCTTGCAGGAGCTGCTGGTCGCGAGCGACGACCGCGTCGAGCCGCCATGCGATATTTATAAGCAATGCGGCGGCTGCCAGCTTCAGCATATGGGCTATGAAGCCCAGCTGAGCTGGAAACGCCAGCATGTGGTGGACAATCTGGTGCGGATCGGGAAGCTGAGTGTCGCTGGGGAAGCGGAGAAGGCACAGGCAGGTGGATCGGCGGAAAATAAAGCGGCGGAAGCTGCTGTTATTGTGCATCCGACCATTGGGATGGACGAGCCTTGGCGCTATCGGAATAAGGCACAGGTGCCGATTGGCATGATGACAGGCGGTCATGCTAATGACGGTGATGGTGCGGAAAGTAAGCTGATTGCTGGTTTTTATGCGCGTGGCAGCCATCGGATTATAGACATGGACGATTGCCTAATTCAGCATGACCGCAATGATGAGATTGTGCGGGCAGTGAAGGCGATTGGGCGCGAGCTAGGCGTAACTGGCTATGATGAGGAGAGCGGACGCGGCGTGCTGCGCCATGTGATGGCGCGTACGGGCTTTGTAACGGGCGAGATGATGGTCGTGCTTGTGACGAACGGACGCAAGCTCCTGCAGGCTGAGCGCTGGGTGGAGCGCATCCGTGAGGAGCTGCCAGGTGTGACGAGTATCGTTCAAAATGTGAATGAGCGGAACACGAATGTGATTTTTGGCGATGAGACGAAGGTGCTGTGGGGCAGCGATGTTATTTATGATGAGCTCGACGGTATTCGCTTCGCGATATCGGCGAGATCGTTCTATCAGGTGAACCCGCTGCAGACGGTGGCCCTGTACCGCAAAGCGGTGGAATATGCGGCGCTGACCGGGACAGAGTCCGTCATTGACGCATATTGCGGGATCGGGACGATATCGCTGTTTCTGGCACGGCAAGCTGGGCGCGTCTACGGCGTAGAAATCGTGCCGGAGGCGATTGAGGATGCGAAGCGTAATGCGGAGCTGAATGGGATCGGGAATGCGACGTTCGAGGCTGGACCTGCCGAGGTCGTCATTCCGCGCTGGCGCGAGGAGGGCGGAATTGTGCCCGACGTCATCGTCGTCGACCCGCCGCGTAAAGGCTGCGATCCTGAGCTGCTGGAGACGATTCTGGCAATGCAGCCGGATAGAGTTGTTTATGTTAGCTGTAATCCGTCGACATTGGCGCGGGATTTGCGGGTGTTGGAGGATGGCGGGTATCAGACGGTTGAGGTGCAGCCGGTAGATATGTTTCCGTGGACTACGCATGTGGAAGTGGTCGTGTGGTTGAAACAAGTGTAG